From the genome of Impatiens glandulifera chromosome 9, dImpGla2.1, whole genome shotgun sequence, one region includes:
- the LOC124916771 gene encoding bZIP transcription factor 11-like: protein MASSCDGTSSRSSLMIQNSGTSDEDLHQKLIMDQKKRKRMISNRESARRSRMRRQKQLDDLTVQVTQLQKEKNEFISRISLTTHHYLIVESENSILRAQKAELSHRLNSLHQIISFANNNNYHYSSVHDLLLQQETDFFTENHNYSWPGLNSSMCLNQPISMAAAAVDMSNY, encoded by the coding sequence aTGGCTTCATCCTGCGATGGAACGAGTTCAAGATCATCTCTTATGATTCAGAACTCGGGTACTTCTGATGAGGATCTTCATCAGAAATTGATCATGGAtcagaagaagaggaagagaatGATATCAAATCGAGAATCAGCCAGACGATCGAGGATGAGGAGACAGAAGCAACTAGATGATCTGACAGTTCAGGTGACTCAACTGCAGAAGGAGAAGAACGAATTCATCTCAAGAATCTCACTCACAACTCACCATTACTTGATTGTTGAGTCTGAGAACTCGATCCTCAGGGCTCAGAAGGCTGAACTCAGTCACAGACTCAACTCTCTTCATCAAATCATTAGCTTTGccaacaataataattatcacTATTCATCAGTTCATGACCTGCTGTTGCAACAGGAAACTGATTTCTTCACagaaaatcataattattcatGGCCGGGACTTAATTCTTCTATGTGCCTAAACCAGCCCATTTCCATGGCTGCTGCTGCTGTAGACATGTCAAATTATTGA